The genomic stretch ACACCTAGCTTCATGTGAACATATACATTCTTGTTGTTTACCTGTGACAAGTACATGCTCGCGCTCACCGTCAGAATCAAAAACCCTTCTTAAACTGTCGACTTCACGTTGGTCGTTCATTAAATCATCAGTGTCAGCAGCTTGAACAGCGCTTTCAGTCCTTTGTTTATCGCTCCTTTCAAGTTCATCAATGTAGCATTTTTGAGCGGCAGCTGTTAGCTCGGGTTGGCTAGAAAAAACGCACATTCCCTGAGATTTTTGCAAGCAAATATTATACATATACTTAACCGGAGAGGGGGCCCGTTGGCCCCCTTGGTCCCCCGTAGGATGCATCACAGTTATTGGCAAACAGGTGTTATAGTCAGAGGCGTTGCAGGCGCCAGGTCTCGGCCGTTTTTTGGTCCATTTTCAATAAACTCTCTAAACAATATTCCGGCGGGCCAAGTGCTTGGTGAAAGGGCAGTGGTCTTGTGTTTTGGATCAATGCCtattttaaatgaaacaaaacggAGTGTTTTTGTATCCACATCCTTCTTAACCAATTTCACCACATCAGCTGGCTCATCGCATTGCAGACACTCTTTGAccatttcatgaatattttcaCACGAAACATCTGGGTGAATTCTGGATATATAAATccagaattttttctcagcGGCAGGAACAGTAGCTATTGATGTTAGCAGGCTGGAGTTCGTTCCAACAATAGCGTCCCGGTTATTAGCATATTGCTCTTCACGGCGTCTTTTAGTCACTGGGCGACTTATTGTAGGCCAGTTCTGCATACCGCGCGGAGTAGCTCCCGGTTTGTCATTCAAATTGGTGGAACTAACGGGCTTACACTCGGCCAGCTTTTCCTCAAACTGACGCAAACTGGCTGTAGTGCTAGCGACACTAGCATCAATTGCACTGGTCAGCGTTGTTATTCGCACTTTTAATTCTTCCAGCTCAAGCTTGAGCGATAGCACAATAGGAACGTTATCGCACAGTTCCTTTAAACAACGATTGTTTACGGTAGCGCGACACTCATCACAAAGCCAGAAAGAGTTAGAGGAGATGGTTTCGTAAACAGGGCGAGTTGTTCCGCAACAAGTGAAGTGGAATATATTGTCGCAGAAGCCACCACACTTTGCAAATTCGATGCCGCGAATTGCTTTTACACATTTCCCACAGTTCTTAGCCATTTTGTACTGTATGTGATGAACGACGCGGTGCTGCCTAGGCAGAATGAAAATTGTCGGTTTGACAGTGATCCGGGTGAGATTTCACAACCAAACACTATTTTTAAGCGGTCCGGTAACTTAAATATCGATTTACTAAGCAATTGAATCAATTTGACCAATATAACATTGGGAAAAAATATAACATtgggcttatacatgacattaaagctcttagttgctctacaaaacgctatattcagatattttttctagcgatgtttagAAGAGTATGCCCCTGAAAATTGACGattattaaaagaaaaatgcatttttttgtcatttcacCTTTTtaccatatattgtgaccatgcattTTAAAGttctcttagtgtagaataataccacaaattggtagaaaaatccatcaagtctagcagtagttattgcactttttagtatttggacgtttttggacataccATTTTCAAgtgccgttttaccccacttaacctcaatgaaaaaaattgaaattttgcaaaacttcctaccttgaatagacaaacaaacgctgaaaattttagtgcaatcggagaacatcgaaacaacatgcggttgcgcctctcgcgaactggctcttaaagtGCTAGAGATATTTACGAAAATTCCGCCAAAATTCAATCTCCTTGGTTAAACCTTGATGGATTAAACCTTGCTGGGCACTAGTTGTACCAAAACGACAGCCAAAAGCCTTTTAGAGGGTGCTTTCTGCTGGTGATACTGTGATCGGCAGTGAATTGTATGACAATATCGATAAAGTAATGGGTGCCAGGGCTGCAAAATTTCGACACTGCAaacgaaaatgataaaaatcgcATTTTCACTGTCTCAAGGTGAAACGACCCTCAGTGTCAGCGGTGTCAATTCTCAATGATAGTCCGGCCATTGAAAGAAATGAGATGttcaatatcgaaattatttattttgagccAGTTTattgcatgaagtcgatgaactATATAAGCATCTACAATATCAACCGCATGAACATCACTAAAGCAacacagcgtgtgcgaaatTACAGAAATGATGCTAGTTAAcaatcactgtcaactgattgaagatgaaagtctctttcattctcagctcgttcgttgaaaattgaaattcaaggATCTCAATTTCTACTAAAAATCCTTTCATGACAGTGAAAGTTTGCAGCGCTGGTGCGTATCATATTGATTTTGCAGCATATCAACTTTATGTGTATACTATTAAATTTTAACTACAATTTACCCATTGTATTCATGACTGGTGAGTTGATAGTTGCTTGTGGAAATAAATGAGAGAGTTTGAACGAAGACTCTACAACACGGTATTATCTTTGCGCCGTACTAGGATATGCGTTAATGTGCATAATTGGTTTTAAGTTTCAATTCCTTAGCAAGTTTTAAATGGCAGGTTCTTTTTATTCATTATTAAGATCCGAATTTGACTAGCTGAAAAGAGTACAGTTCTAACATCCACTTTACGCTAATCGATGTTTCTTTTTGATGTCTGTGTTAGGAAAATTAGAAAAGAAAGGAGTTTTCTGATAAGCTCTTAATATTCTATATTTAAAAGTACCATCCGGCATGTAATAATTCTTGAAGAGATTTATTTCTGTAGAATGCAGAAAAATTGCAAGGTCCGATGTTCGATACTGCATGTTATGCGAATTCAATATAAAAGTTATGCGAACAAACTCGTAAATTACAACGAAAGGCCCAAACCTTGCTGTCCAGGGTTGCGAAAGCAATCACAATTGATTATAACGCCGCAAGTGAACCAATTCGTGCAAGGTTTTTGAAGCGGCAAGCTAAAACTGAAGTACAACCGCGGCAAATCTCGTATACCATAACCGAAATCGCACCATGCTACACCGCGAAATCACTCTGTCAATGGTACTGTTCCAAATGGTTTATCAGGAGGAACAATGTTGTTGCAGTCTGCCGCTTGTTCTGGATACATCCGCAGCTAAAGTCAAAGCGTTGTGTAAAAAGAGAGGATGGAAATGACATGAATTGCCTTTCGGTACATCACACCACAGAGCCGTCTAGTTTCCCCGGTTGAGGAGGAAATTGGAAAAGCTTTATCCTCTAGGTGAATATCACGTACCAGCTGAGTACTCTTGGTGAGGCGCACGGAGCTggttgatgatgatggtgacgAGAGTATGCAGTGCTCATCTGGTGGTGAGTCAACTTCAAGCGGTGTGGTACGCCTTATCCAATAGTTGAAATGTGCATTCTGGTGCCGTTCCTTCTGCATGCCATTCATGGGTTTACAAATAACTTGCATCTGGTTTGGCCGTGTGTGGTACGAACGACACTCGCTGGTTTGGGCGTACGGAATACAACTGGATTCGTTGTATAGAGCATGAATGATTAGAACTCGAATTCAAGTCGATTATGTTCTATGCTTATTATGTGGACGAAGTAGATTATGCCGTAGTAGTTTCGTTGCTGTCAACCTTGGCTGTGTAGTTGATGATGACAACGAATCGTTCGCCTAGCATATTGTTTGAAAAGGACACGTGCGACGTGGCGTCACGACGTTTAACCATGAAAATGTGAAGCCAGCTTGAGAGAAGATCGGTGGATGTTGCCTTTATACGGTTCTCTCAGCATTGTTGTTATCATTTTAGAGCTATAACTTCGATGTTCCTCTGTGGAGTGTTCGCCGTCGTCACGTCACAGGCGATTAGATGAGTCTTGCAGTTTTTTCCATCGGGTGTCTTCTAAGAATTGCTTACGGTTACGGTGACACGTGGGAAGTTTAACGGTCTAAGGAGATGGCGGGGTCGACAAGGGTAACAGTCGGCCAATCAGGTCGCATAGAAAAGTACCGATACAGGCATGCTGTGGTAGAGAAACAAGACCGCAAAAGAAAAGCGGAGAAGATTACGCCATCAACAACAAGTCACAGAATAACAGGAGTGCAGCATTCGAAAGAGATATTTAGTTTTCGAGTGATACGAGTTGTGTTTGCGCGACTGTTGCAGTTGTGTATAGTGCAACCGGCAGTGCTAAAAGGGAACGAGTAGAGCCCTTGTGGTGATGAATATTGGTGCGCTTCTGCCTCGTGGGGTAAAATCATAGCCAATCGGTCGCATGGGTGGCGATTCCAAGAGCTGATTCGAGCCGGCTCCCCTCTGTTGGACGGAAGTTTTCACCAATCACCGAGGAGAAAAATGAGTTGAGTTCGCCAGTTGACGACGAGCAAGTGAACATTCGAATAGGAAGTCAGGATAGGCGAGGAGCACATTCGTGCCATGTTGTCATGATTTTCGTTCACTCATCATCACCATGTGCGCGCATAGTAAAGCCGTAGAAGTCTGGGAACTGAGAGCATTCGGACCGGTTCACAAAAGTGGTTCGCAAAGGAAGGATTTGTTACGAAAAGTATCAGGGCTTCAGAATTGGCTAGAGCTATCCGAAAGGAAGTGTGAGTTGGTGTTTCTATGATATTTCCTGCTGGGGTGTGTGATTTCACAGACTCGCTCTTCAAAAACGGGCATCATCGATTTCCGAACGCCGAGATTGGTCGTTCTAGGTTCCTTTTAGTATCCGGGGCACATAAATAGAAGGAGGTTGCGCTGAACCAGCGTTCAAAATCTATTTTGTACCGACTTCGCGGGCAAATTCTAGTgtgatcaatttcaattttGCACTTGAACAGGAGTGCACACTGCCAAGCGGGTTGCTCGAATTCTTTCACCTTGCGCGGCAAATGTCCGTGGCTTTTCGGTCCTAGTTCCGAGAGTACTAGATtactttcaaaactttttctttgCCACTAGGCGTACAGCATCGCAAGGAATAGTTTTACTAGTTGCTACAGAGTTCGGTAACGATTTGTGCCATTTCTGATCagtttctttttattattaacAGAACTACATGACTATCAGAGGACATCGCTTAAATAACCTAGTCAAGGCACGGTAAACATCGTATTTGAAGGGGTTGATTTTGTCTTTTAGGCAGATTTTCAACCTTACACTACAAGTTAGTAATGTTATCAATAAACAACTGTTCTATTTTGGTCTAAATTTGATAGAAATAAGCGCCAA from Wyeomyia smithii strain HCP4-BCI-WySm-NY-G18 chromosome 3, ASM2978416v1, whole genome shotgun sequence encodes the following:
- the LOC129728535 gene encoding uncharacterized protein LOC129728535 translates to MAKNCGKCVKAIRGIEFAKCGGFCDNIFHFTCCGTTRPVYETISSNSFWLCDECRATVNNRCLKELCDNVPIVLSLKLELEELKVRITTLTSAIDASVASTTASLRQFEEKLAECKPVSSTNLNDKPGATPRGMQNWPTISRPVTKRRREEQYANNRDAIVGTNSSLLTSIATVPAAEKKFWIYISRIHPDVSCENIHEMVKECLQCDEPADVVKLVKKDVDTKTLRFVSFKIGIDPKHKTTALSPSTWPAGILFREFIENGPKNGRDLAPATPLTITPVCQ